Genomic DNA from Niallia circulans:
GCAAAGGACTTCACAAGACCAGGCCATATATTCCCGCTAATTGCCCATAAAGGCGGTGTTCTTTCCAGAAATGGCCATACAGAAGCTGCCGTTGATTTAGCGAAATTAGCAGGTTACTCTCCATCTGGAATCATTTGCGAGATTTTAAAAGATGATGGAACGATGGCCAGAGTAGATGATTTAAAAGTAATGTCACAAAAGTTTGGAATGAAATTGGTTACGATAAAAGGACTTATTGAATATAGACAAAAAAGAGAAGAAGCTAAGGAGACAGTAATATGACAAAAATATTTGAAGGTAACTTAATTGGAAGCGGGCTAAAGGTTGGCATTATCGTATCAAGATTTAACGAGTTCATTACAACAAGACTTTTGTCTGGTGCAGAGGACGCTCTTAAGCGCCATGGTGTTGAAGCAGAAAATGTTAATGTTGCGTGGGTACCAGGTGTTTTTGAAATTCCACTAGCAGCAAAAAAATTAGCAGAAACAAAGAAGTATGATGTAATAATCACATTAGGAACAGTTATCCGTGGTGCAACACCGCATTTTGATTTTGTTAGCAATGAGGTCGCAAAAGGGGTGG
This window encodes:
- the ribE gene encoding 6,7-dimethyl-8-ribityllumazine synthase; translated protein: MTKIFEGNLIGSGLKVGIIVSRFNEFITTRLLSGAEDALKRHGVEAENVNVAWVPGVFEIPLAAKKLAETKKYDVIITLGTVIRGATPHFDFVSNEVAKGVASTSLSTGVPIIFGVLTTESIEQAIERAGTKAGNKGWEAAVNAIEMANLYKEII